GAGTGCCTTCGCCGGCGGCGACGACCTTGAGGCGCACGTCGACGCGCACTAGCATTAAATCCCGCGACCTCTCGCCGCCAGATGGCTGCCGCGCCGGAGGTCCGTATCGAGTCACGCGACGATGTCCTGCGGCTGGTCCTCAATCGCCCGCAGAAGGGCAATGCGCTGACCCCCGAGATGATGGGCGCGCTGACCGCCGCTTTCGCTGGCGCCGCCGAACATGTCGGCCTGCGCGCGGTCACGCTCGCGGGTGCTGGAAAGCAGTTCTGCACCGGTGCTGACCTGGGCTGGATGGCGTCGCCGCCGACGGTCGAGCAGGGCGAGGCGCTAGCCGAGCTGTTTCGCACCATCGCCGAGTGCCCGTTGCCGACGCTAGCGCTGGTGCAGGGCGGCTGCTACGGCGGCGCGATGGGGCTGGTGGCGGCGTGCGACTTCGTGCTCGCCGGCCCCGAGGCCGAGTTCGGTTTCACCGAGGTGCTCGTCGGCCTCGCGCCGGCAGTGATTTCACCATGGGCGATACAGCGGATGGGGGTGGCTCGCACGCGCGAGCTGTTCCTGACTGGCGAGCGTTTCGATGCACTGCGGGCACTCGAGTTGGGGTTGCTCACGGACGTGGCTAGTAACCTGGAGGCAGTGGCTGACGCGCTGCTCAAGGAGCTGCGCGCGGGCGGGCCGCAAGCGCAGCGTGCCATCAAGGAAATGCTGCTGACACGCGATGAAACAATTGAGGAGCGCAACGCCCGGTTGGCGCGCGTCATTACAGCGCTCCGTGATTCTGACGAGGCGCAGGAAGGCGTCGCTGCCTTCCTCGAGAAACGGAAGCCGGAGTGGTAGATGCGGCGGGTACTGGTCGCGAACCGGGGCGAGATTGCGTGCCGGGTTATCCGCGGCTGCCGCGAACTTGGCCTCGCGACGGTCGCCGTCTATTCAGAGCCAGACGCGAACGCGCCGCACGTGCGGCTGGCCGACGAAGCGGTCGCCCTCGGGCCGGCAGCGCCAGCCGAGAGCTACCTCAACGCGAAGAAAATCATCGCGGCGGCGCGCGCCAGCCGCGCCGACGCCATCCATCCCGGCTACGGCTTCCTCTCCGAGAACGGCGACTTCGCCGCCGCGGTCGAGGAAGCGGGGCTGGTCTTCATCGGCCCCAGCGCGGAGACGATTCGCCAGATGGGCGACAAGTCGGCCGCCAAATTGCTGATGCAGGACGCGGGCGTCCCGGTCATCCCGGGTCACGACGGGATTGTCGGGGATAACTTTGCAACGGTTGCCGAAAAAATCGGGTTCCCGCTGCTAGTAAAGGCGGCCGCCGGTGGCGGCGGGAAAGGCATGCGCGTCGTCGAGGACGCGGACGGCCTCGAAGCGGCCGTCGAGGCGGCGCGGCACGAGGCTGAGGCGGCTTTCGGCGACGGCCGACTTCTCCTCGAGCGATATATAAATCGGTCACGCCACATCGAAGTCCAGATTCTGGCTGATAACAAGGGCCATACGGTGCACCTCGGCGAGCGCGAATGCTCGCTCCAGCGGCGGCACCAGAAAGTAATCGAGGAGGCGCCGTCGCCCGCGCTGACGCCCGAGCTGCGCGAGCAGATGGGCGCAGTAGCCGTCGCCGCCGCAAAAGCGGTCGGCTACCGCAACGCCGGCACGGTCGAGTTTCTGTTCCAGGACGGCGAATTCTGGTTCCTCGAGATGAACACGCGGCTGCAAGTCGAGCATGGTGTCACCGAACTTGCCTATGGCGTCGACCTCGTCAAGTGGCAGCTGCGGATTGCCGCTGGCGAGCCGCTAACGCTGCGGCAGGAGGACATTGCGCCGCGCGGCCACGCTATCGAGTGCCGTGTCTATGCCGAGGACCCGGCGCGCAACTTCCTGCCGTCACCCGGCCGTATTCGGCGGCTACGCGAACCGACGGGGCCGGGAATCCGGGTCGATTCCGGCATTGTCGAGGGGCAGGAAATCGGCACCGACTACGACCCGCTGCTCGCCAAGCTGCTGGCGCACGACGCCACGCGTGAAGATGCGCTCGACCGTATGACGCAGGCCCTGCGCGATTACGTAATCCTCGGGCCGACGACCAACATCGCGCACCTTGAGGCGCTGCTGCGCCACGACGCGTTCCGCGCGGGGGAGCTGGACACGCACTTCATCGATA
This is a stretch of genomic DNA from Candidatus Poseidoniia archaeon. It encodes these proteins:
- a CDS encoding enoyl-CoA hydratase-related protein → MAAAPEVRIESRDDVLRLVLNRPQKGNALTPEMMGALTAAFAGAAEHVGLRAVTLAGAGKQFCTGADLGWMASPPTVEQGEALAELFRTIAECPLPTLALVQGGCYGGAMGLVAACDFVLAGPEAEFGFTEVLVGLAPAVISPWAIQRMGVARTRELFLTGERFDALRALELGLLTDVASNLEAVADALLKELRAGGPQAQRAIKEMLLTRDETIEERNARLARVITALRDSDEAQEGVAAFLEKRKPEW
- a CDS encoding acetyl-CoA carboxylase biotin carboxylase subunit; its protein translation is MRRVLVANRGEIACRVIRGCRELGLATVAVYSEPDANAPHVRLADEAVALGPAAPAESYLNAKKIIAAARASRADAIHPGYGFLSENGDFAAAVEEAGLVFIGPSAETIRQMGDKSAAKLLMQDAGVPVIPGHDGIVGDNFATVAEKIGFPLLVKAAAGGGGKGMRVVEDADGLEAAVEAARHEAEAAFGDGRLLLERYINRSRHIEVQILADNKGHTVHLGERECSLQRRHQKVIEEAPSPALTPELREQMGAVAVAAAKAVGYRNAGTVEFLFQDGEFWFLEMNTRLQVEHGVTELAYGVDLVKWQLRIAAGEPLTLRQEDIAPRGHAIECRVYAEDPARNFLPSPGRIRRLREPTGPGIRVDSGIVEGQEIGTDYDPLLAKLLAHDATREDALDRMTQALRDYVILGPTTNIAHLEALLRHDAFRAGELDTHFIDTHFSEWVPAAPSLEALVVAGATRGGSGQPSTTAVGRDPWSPWGGQSGWRQGV